From a single Hypomesus transpacificus isolate Combined female chromosome 14, fHypTra1, whole genome shotgun sequence genomic region:
- the si:ch1073-390k14.1 gene encoding deoxyribodipyrimidine photo-lyase has translation MSSADSGEDTQTLVRQMMRDLLLGREDPQGFFGLFLSLMGHHDTRAQFLSLIQPLSSTHSALHSNLTSMYLEYFSVDENDVLEATLALSMLEHKDRQQRPSKPASSQPGAQGYRHSQTQPVARGHTSSNSVPQPLVGSYAKVVVAGSHAQILGALITPHNVAYCSADSLESKHEKSKDDVTTEEEHMNQSEKPKRSRNRRRRKGCGQQVVGLSHNPSPPPPVLLWFRRDLRLCDNPALIGSLEVGAPVIPVFIWSPEEEEGPGVTVAMGGASKFWLHQALACLSSSLENIGSHLVFREEAGEGSSLKAIRGLLKETGARTVVASALYEPWLKARDEELVFTLLKEEVECRMVHSYCLREPYSVSTQGVGLRGIGSVSHFMSCCQQNPGSGLGAPLDPPSSLPSPSLWPQGCPLDKLGLARMPRRKDGTMIDWAANIRTSWDFSEVGAQARLEAFLQDGVYRYEKESGRADAPNTSCLSPYLHFGQLSPRWLLWDTKEARCRTPKFQRKLAWRDLAYWQLTLFPDLPWESLRPPYKALRWSSDRGHLRAWQRGRTGYPLVDAAMRQLWATGWMNNYMRHVVASFLIAYLHLPWQEGYRWFQDTLVDADVAIDAMMWQNGGMCGLDHWNFVMHPVSAAMTCDPRGHYVRKWCPELAKLPDEFIHKPWVCPASMLRRAGAVLGQSYPDRVVEDLEDRRTRSLQDVAVVRKRFGEYVDPHSGCDLIPLPQRLLTEALGVSEGGSANPGKPFLLPVITRMEFKHQSDDPDSDAASNPYNAVLKGYVSRKRDETIAFLNQRDFMASVMNEGAERRERLERDHRKMEGLPPPPVARGRARPTPTAKGRSSTVPGGVGTAHR, from the exons ATGTCTTCAGCAGACAGCGGTGAAGACACTCAGACCTTGGTTCGGCAGATGATGAGAGACCTCTTGTTGGGTAGAGAGGATCCGCAGGGCTTCTTCGGTCTGTTCTTGTCGCTGATGGGACACCACGACACCCGGGCACAGTTCCTGTCCCTCATCCAGCCACTGTCCTCGACACACAGCGCCCTACACTCCAACCTCACCTCCATGTATTTGGAGTACTTCTCCGTG GATGAGAACGACGTTTTAGAAGCTACTCTGGCTCTCTCCATGCTGGAGCACAAAGACCGCCAGCAGAGGCCATCAAAACCTGCGTCATCCCAGCCTGGAGCTCAGGGTTATAGACATTCCCAGACACAGCCGGTAGCCCGGGGTCACACCAGCTCTAACTCAGTGCCCCAGCCTCTGGTGGGGAGCTATGCAAAGGTGGTAGTGGCAGGCAGCCATGCACAGATTCTGGGCGCTTTGATAACTCCACACAATGTAGCATATTGTTCTGCTGACTCACTAGAGTCTAAGCATGAAAAATCCAAAGATGATGTCACGACAGAAGAGGAACACATGAACCAATCAGAGAAGCCAAAGCGCTCCAGGAACCGGCGGCGGCGTAAAGGGTGTGGTCAGCAGGTGGTGGGTTTATCCCACAacccttcaccccctccccctgtgctgctctggtTCCGCAGGGATCTTCGTCTCTGTGACAACCCGGCTCTGATTGGCTCACTGGAGGTAGGCGCTCCTGTCATTCCTGTTTTCATCTGGagccctgaggaggaggaggggccaggggtTACTGTTGCGATGGGAGGAGCCT CTAAATTCTGGCTCCACCAAGCGCTGGCCTGTCTCAGCTCCTCTCTGGAGAACATCGGCAGCCATCTTGTCTTccgggaggaggcaggagaggggtcgTCTCTGAAGGCAATCAGGGGACTCCTTAAGGAAACGGGGGCGAGGACGGTGGTGGCCAGCGCCCTGTACGAGCCCTGGCTGAAGGCGCGGGATGAGGAGCTGGTGTTCACTCTgttgaaggaggaggtggagtgtAGGATGGTCCATTCCTACTGTCTGAGGGAGCCCTACTCTGTCAGCACTCAGGGGGTGGGACTACGAG GTATTGGTTCAGTGTCCCACTTCATGAGCTGCTGTCAGCAGAACCCGGGTTCTGGTCTGGGGGCTCCCCTGGACCCGCCCTCCTcgctgccctccccctctctctggcctcagGGCTGCCCCCTGGACAAGCTGGGACTGGCGCGCATGCCGCGCAGGAAGGATGGCACGATG attgACTGGGCAGCTAACATCCGTACCTCTTGGGACTTCAGTGAGGTGGGGGCCCAGGCACGACTAGAGGCTTTCTTACAGGACG GTGTGTACAGGTACGAGAAGGAGTCCGGCCGGGCGGACGCCCCCAACACCAGCTGTTTGTCTCCCTACCTCCACTTTGGCCAGCTCAGCCCACGCTGGCTGCTGTGGGACACCAAGGAAGCCCGCTGCAGAACCCCCAAGTTCCAACGCAAGCTGGCCTGGAGGGACCTGGCCTACTGGCAGCTTACCCTGTTCCCAGACCTGCCTTGGGAGTCCCTGAGGCCTCCATACAAG GCTTTGCGCTGGAGTAGTGACCGTGGCCACCTGAGGGCGTGGCAGCGAGGGAGGACAGGCTACCCTCTGGTGGATGCAGCCATGAGACAGTTGTGGGCGACCGGCTGGATGAACAACTACATGAGACACGTGGTGGCCTCCTTCCTTATAGCCTACCTCCACCTTCCCTGGCAAGAGGGCTACCGCTGGTTCCAG GACACCCTAGTGGATGCAGATGTTGCCATAGATGCCATGATGTGGCAGAATGGAGGCATGTGCGGGCTGGACCACTGGAACTTTGTCATGCACCCTGTTTCCGCGGCGATGACCTGCGACCCTCGGGGCCACTACGTGAGAAAGTGGTGTCCCGAGCTGGCAAAGCTGCCTGATGAGTTCATCCACAAACCCTGGGTGTGTCCCGCTTCCATGCTGCGCCGCGCGG GTGCCGTGTTGGGCCAGTCTTACCCAGACCGTGTGGTAGAagacctggaggacaggaggacccGCTCGCTCCAAGATGTGGCTGTGGTACGGAAGCGCTTCGGCGAATACGTAGACCCCCATTCAGGATGTGACCTCATCCCTCTGCCCCAGCGCCTGCTCACAGAGGCCCTCGGTGTTTCTGAGGGTGGGTCGGCCAACCCCGGGAAGCCGTTCCTCCTGCCGGTCATCACACGAATGGAGTTCAAGCACCAATCAGATGATCCCGATTCGGACGCCGCCTCGAACCCCTACAACGCCGTTCTAAAGGGATACGTGAGCCGCAAGCGGGACGAAACCATCGCTTTCCTCAACCAACGAGATTTCATGGCCAGTGTGATGAACGAGGgcgcagagaggagggagaggcttgAGAGGGACCATCGGAAGATGGAGgggctccctccccccccagtcgCCCGAGGAAGGGCCAGGCCGACCCCCACAGCCAAGGGCAGGTCCTCCACAGTGCCAGGGGGGGTCGGCACTGCACACAGATGA
- the fam107b gene encoding protein FAM107B isoform X2: MAEPDYLEGDCDELIKPKKLLNPVKTSRNHQDLHRELLMNQKRGLAPQNKPELQKVLEKRKREQVLKAQKEEQEAHKKRSDLEIELMKRQQKLEQLELEQQKDEEEQENTPEFVKMKSNLRRTKQEADGEERTT; the protein is encoded by the exons ATGGCCGAGCCAGACTACCTGGAGGGAGACTGCGATGAGCTCATCAAGCCCAAGAAGCTGCTCAACCCAGTCAAGACCTCCAGGAACCACCAGGACCTGCACCGAGAGCTGCTCATGAACCAGAAGAG AGGCCTGGCTCCCCAGAACAAGCCAGAGCTCCAGAAGGTtctggagaagaggaagagggagcagGTTCTCAAGGCCcagaaggaggaacaggaggctcACAAGAAGAGGAGCGACCTGGAGATAGAGCTGATGAAGAGACAACAGAAGCTGGAACAG CTGGAGTTGGAGCAACAGAAAGATGAGGAGGAGCAAGAAAACACCCCCGAGTTTGTGAAGATGAAGAGCAACTTGAGGAGGACCAAGCAGGAGGCAGATGGGGAGGAGCGAACCACCTAG
- the fam107b gene encoding protein FAM107B isoform X1, protein MALMFGYPVFAHLQDPCVEPCLCLSRGRSVMAEPDYLEGDCDELIKPKKLLNPVKTSRNHQDLHRELLMNQKRGLAPQNKPELQKVLEKRKREQVLKAQKEEQEAHKKRSDLEIELMKRQQKLEQLELEQQKDEEEQENTPEFVKMKSNLRRTKQEADGEERTT, encoded by the exons ATCCCTGTGTGGAgccttgtctgtgtctgtcccgGGGCAGGAGTGTCATGGCCGAGCCAGACTACCTGGAGGGAGACTGCGATGAGCTCATCAAGCCCAAGAAGCTGCTCAACCCAGTCAAGACCTCCAGGAACCACCAGGACCTGCACCGAGAGCTGCTCATGAACCAGAAGAG AGGCCTGGCTCCCCAGAACAAGCCAGAGCTCCAGAAGGTtctggagaagaggaagagggagcagGTTCTCAAGGCCcagaaggaggaacaggaggctcACAAGAAGAGGAGCGACCTGGAGATAGAGCTGATGAAGAGACAACAGAAGCTGGAACAG CTGGAGTTGGAGCAACAGAAAGATGAGGAGGAGCAAGAAAACACCCCCGAGTTTGTGAAGATGAAGAGCAACTTGAGGAGGACCAAGCAGGAGGCAGATGGGGAGGAGCGAACCACCTAG
- the LOC124476547 gene encoding glycine cleavage system H protein, mitochondrial-like, with the protein MTACVMLRCLTSNFNSALPLLTRSAPFLTYRLAPRAYIQRSVATASRLSTALKFTDKHEWIKVDDEGVGTVGISSFAQEALGDVVYCGLPEVGTKLNQQDEFGALESVKAASELYSPLTGEVTEVNTLLADRPGLVNKSCYKDGWLMKMTIDNPAELDALMDEKAYERYIRSIED; encoded by the exons ATGACTGCGTGTGTGATGCTACGGTGTCTGACTTCCAACTTCAACTCTGCCCTTCCCTTACTTACCCGGTCGGCACCGTTTCTGACCTATCGATTGGCACCACGAGCATACATACAACGATCTGTTGCGACGGCCAGCCGACTATCGACAG CACTCAAATTCACAGACAAGCACGAATGGATTAAAGTGGATGACGAAGGAGTGGGTACAGTCGGGATTAGCAGTTTTGCACAG GAGGCTCTGGGAGATGTGGTCTATTGTGGGCTGCCTGAGGTGGGCACAAAGCTCAACCAGCAAG ATGAGTTTGGTGCGCTGGAGAGTGTGAAAGCTGCCAGTGAGCTCTACTCCCCGTTGACTGGAGAGGTGACTGAGGTCAACACACTGCTGGCAGACCGTCCTGGCCTCGTGAATAAGTCCTGTTACAAAGACG GCTGGTTGATGAAGATGACCATTGACAACCCAGCTGAGCTGGATGCTCTGATGGATGAGAAAGCGTACGAGAGATACATCCGCTCCATCGAGGACTAG